In the genome of Caldisericota bacterium, one region contains:
- a CDS encoding S8 family serine peptidase, with the protein MKKFIIAALVLTIVLSLFTVKMADSTEGKISPSLMHSSEENVSIIVELTDAPVVVYKKTLKFRLLTIFINDSAERHAAELEQKQNDLIKYMKRFNIKVRFNYTYLFNGFSCTVDRKHMMDIAENRNVKRVFEDKKAYLERTYATRVIKSDVVNRMTDSSGEYITGKSIVVGVVDTGVDYGNTELGGGGFPNAKVIGGYDFSDMDSDPMDNDGHGTHVAGIIGGSNYGVAPDVKIRAYKVFTGKIETTSISTIIKGIEQAAKDKCDVINISIGTVGGSGKGGDPESIAVENATADGIVVVAAAGNYGSRSDLVPFPMSAPASNGSVIGVGASNDAMHGVIGFWGKDIVGTYPEGSPFFTDGNYEVVYCGYGLESDFSGENLTGKIALVSRGIIYFGDKDINAKNMGAKGIIVFNNVSGLPDVELQSQSGSKETDFIPFLFISYTDGLYIKQRIAGSTVIKLDNKYGLGKIASFSANGPTIDFYMKPDLVAPGVDITSTVLNNNKSLASGTSMAAPFVSGSVALIKQAQKSLKPTEIKSILMNTAYILENPVSSAPYSPLMQGSGRVDVQNAVNSTALVRPASFIFGNDGRGKTGKFTVRNLSNISLFFSISYSIYSSETVNLTYPENIYVAPFSEKSFTVDFKADESIQGEVYGFIYLEGESTTLHIPFVYLPSLGERHYIENIFQSGDTLTASNNIEINFTVGLGIEDDTSQEPYRENNAGEIRVDIYDTNGRFIDTIFDESSVYIGDYSVNLNGRDIFANYFLKDGKYYYKISYLEANNDESIIDIQPVISRDEKSGSFNVLNGRTNYLNINLEEGQTPLLKKGEDFWVDLFFKADQSLTTLFISYKYDQFLLKILEIEQGEVALNDSVTFVNSVQSGTVYITLSGEIGETGVAARIHIKAIENGVDFVYPGYVSSSPQKYFILRPLKYRVSDYSRMWDVNNDKKVDGLDVEIFRESFGLNKNETNFNSICDFNRDGIIDGKDFLILTEHYGELYP; encoded by the coding sequence ATGAAAAAATTTATTATTGCAGCGCTGGTTTTGACAATTGTTCTATCTCTTTTCACTGTAAAAATGGCCGACAGTACCGAGGGAAAAATTTCGCCATCCTTAATGCATTCATCGGAAGAAAATGTGTCAATTATTGTAGAATTAACAGATGCGCCAGTGGTTGTCTATAAGAAAACCTTAAAGTTCAGACTTCTTACTATTTTTATTAATGATAGTGCAGAAAGACATGCAGCGGAGTTAGAACAGAAACAAAACGATTTGATAAAATATATGAAAAGATTTAACATAAAAGTCCGGTTTAATTATACATATCTTTTTAATGGTTTCTCATGTACGGTAGACAGGAAGCATATGATGGATATTGCAGAGAATCGAAATGTTAAAAGAGTTTTTGAAGATAAAAAAGCATATCTTGAAAGAACCTATGCTACCAGGGTGATAAAATCAGATGTTGTTAACAGGATGACTGATAGCAGCGGGGAATATATTACAGGAAAAAGTATTGTAGTGGGCGTTGTCGATACAGGTGTGGATTATGGAAACACAGAATTAGGCGGGGGAGGATTTCCCAATGCAAAGGTAATAGGCGGGTATGATTTTTCAGATATGGATAGCGACCCTATGGACAATGACGGGCATGGTACTCATGTAGCGGGAATTATCGGTGGATCTAATTATGGTGTTGCGCCTGATGTAAAAATTCGTGCCTATAAAGTGTTTACTGGAAAGATAGAAACGACTTCAATTTCAACGATAATTAAGGGGATAGAACAAGCCGCTAAAGACAAATGTGATGTTATAAATATTTCTATTGGCACAGTAGGTGGTTCAGGAAAGGGAGGAGATCCGGAATCAATTGCAGTGGAGAATGCTACGGCAGATGGGATAGTAGTCGTGGCTGCCGCAGGAAATTATGGTAGCAGGTCAGATTTGGTTCCATTTCCTATGAGTGCACCGGCATCTAACGGGAGTGTCATTGGTGTAGGAGCAAGTAATGATGCAATGCATGGTGTCATTGGTTTTTGGGGCAAGGATATTGTGGGCACATACCCGGAAGGCTCTCCCTTTTTTACTGATGGAAACTATGAAGTAGTTTATTGTGGATATGGCCTGGAAAGCGATTTTTCGGGGGAAAACCTTACAGGAAAAATTGCACTTGTATCAAGGGGAATTATCTATTTTGGAGATAAGGATATTAATGCAAAAAATATGGGAGCCAAAGGAATAATTGTTTTTAATAACGTAAGTGGCTTACCTGATGTCGAGTTGCAGTCTCAATCTGGTTCTAAAGAAACTGACTTCATACCGTTTTTATTTATTTCATATACGGATGGATTGTATATTAAACAACGAATAGCGGGTTCTACTGTGATAAAATTAGACAATAAATATGGGTTAGGCAAGATAGCTTCTTTTTCGGCTAATGGTCCTACAATAGATTTTTATATGAAACCGGATTTGGTTGCTCCGGGTGTTGATATAACGTCGACAGTTTTAAATAATAATAAATCGCTTGCTAGCGGAACATCTATGGCAGCTCCTTTTGTTTCAGGGAGCGTAGCATTGATAAAACAAGCACAGAAATCGCTTAAACCAACTGAGATTAAATCTATCTTGATGAATACGGCTTACATATTGGAGAATCCTGTATCGAGTGCACCATATTCGCCATTAATGCAAGGTTCCGGGAGAGTAGATGTACAAAATGCCGTTAACTCAACTGCTCTTGTTAGACCTGCTTCATTTATTTTTGGTAATGATGGAAGAGGAAAAACAGGCAAATTTACTGTCAGAAATTTGTCAAACATTAGTTTGTTTTTTTCTATTTCATATTCTATTTATTCAAGTGAAACAGTGAATCTTACTTATCCGGAAAATATTTATGTTGCACCATTTTCCGAGAAGAGTTTTACAGTAGATTTTAAGGCAGATGAGAGTATACAAGGAGAAGTGTACGGGTTTATATATTTGGAGGGAGAGAGCACAACTCTCCACATTCCATTTGTGTATCTCCCTTCTTTAGGAGAAAGGCACTACATTGAGAATATTTTTCAAAGTGGAGATACCTTGACTGCTAGTAATAATATTGAAATAAATTTTACTGTTGGGTTGGGTATTGAAGACGATACTTCTCAAGAACCATATAGAGAAAATAATGCAGGCGAGATAAGGGTGGATATATACGATACAAATGGGAGGTTTATCGATACGATATTTGATGAATCTTCAGTTTACATTGGTGATTACAGTGTTAATTTGAATGGCAGAGATATTTTTGCCAATTATTTTTTAAAGGATGGAAAATATTATTATAAAATTTCATACCTTGAAGCAAATAATGATGAAAGCATAATAGATATACAGCCTGTGATATCAAGGGACGAAAAGAGTGGCAGCTTTAACGTTTTAAACGGACGGACAAACTATCTTAATATTAACCTGGAAGAAGGTCAAACTCCTTTACTCAAGAAGGGAGAAGATTTTTGGGTGGATCTTTTTTTCAAAGCAGACCAATCTTTAACAACATTATTTATCTCCTACAAGTATGATCAATTTTTACTTAAGATTTTAGAAATAGAGCAAGGAGAAGTAGCCCTGAATGATAGCGTAACTTTTGTTAATTCTGTACAGTCAGGTACTGTCTATATTACGCTTTCTGGTGAAATTGGAGAAACCGGGGTTGCAGCAAGGATACATATTAAAGCGATTGAAAACGGTGTTGATTTTGTTTATCCCGGATATGTATCTTCTTCACCGCAGAAATATTTTATTTTAAGACCTTTAAAGTATAGAGTATCTGATTATTCTCGAATGTGGGATGTAAATAATGATAAAAAGGTTGATGGTCTTGATGTAGAAATATTCAGAGAAAGTTTTGGCTTGAACAAAAATGAAACTAATTTTAATTCAATATGTGATTTTAATCGCGATGGTATTATAGATGGGAAAGATTTTCTGATTTTGACAGAGCACTATGGGGAATTGTATCCATAG
- a CDS encoding HAD family hydrolase, with protein MHVYLFTVRMTINLIVFDFDGTLFDTSEDITKAINFALNKAGLPPASRTKVWSSTGDGTSLLVKRILGKNNKHLHNIVLNNFIEYHSPHYADYTKPMEGVSDVLEKFKTKKMVILSNKYKEFIDKILKKFEMDKYFSAVYGKESFSKSKPHPYPLLYTIKKMKVTTQKTIFVGNSLNDVLISKNANVKCFIIPSNVTPIEKIEELKPYKILKNIKELVNFIK; from the coding sequence ATGCACGTATATTTATTCACGGTGAGAATGACAATAAACTTAATTGTATTTGATTTTGACGGAACACTTTTTGACACAAGCGAAGACATAACAAAAGCAATAAACTTTGCTTTGAATAAAGCGGGCCTACCTCCTGCAAGCAGAACAAAAGTTTGGAGTTCTACTGGAGATGGAACATCCCTGCTTGTAAAAAGAATTCTAGGCAAAAATAATAAACACCTACATAATATCGTGCTTAACAACTTTATAGAATACCATTCTCCACACTATGCAGATTACACAAAACCCATGGAGGGAGTGTCAGATGTTCTTGAAAAATTTAAAACAAAAAAAATGGTCATTCTATCAAATAAATATAAAGAATTCATTGATAAAATACTAAAAAAATTTGAAATGGATAAATATTTCTCTGCAGTTTATGGAAAAGAAAGTTTTAGTAAAAGCAAACCCCACCCATATCCATTGTTATATACAATAAAAAAGATGAAAGTTACAACTCAAAAAACAATATTTGTCGGCAACAGCCTGAATGATGTACTTATCTCCAAAAATGCCAATGTGAAATGTTTTATCATTCCATCCAATGTAACCCCGATAGAAAAAATCGAGGAACTAAAACCTTACAAAATACTTAAAAATATTAAAGAACTTGTAAATTTCATTAAATAA
- a CDS encoding glycerol-3-phosphate acyltransferase yields MVSVLEVSYVFISYLIGSFSPATVFVRIVKRRDVRELGDKNPGTFNVFKVLGQNWGIAVGIIDVGKGFILTLLPFIFKMPHSQDTAILAGIAVVLGHSFPIYYKFRGGMGIAPIIGVLSVICWREMRWVLIIWLVLMILIVLMKKKEKRGIAQFIAFLFLIPLELFYLENIHVIIGSSVLLGYLYLRRYIIKRTVF; encoded by the coding sequence GTGGTTTCTGTATTAGAAGTTTCTTATGTTTTTATTTCTTATCTTATTGGCTCTTTTTCTCCTGCTACTGTATTTGTTCGTATTGTGAAAAGACGTGATGTAAGAGAATTGGGTGATAAGAACCCCGGGACATTTAATGTATTTAAAGTTTTGGGACAAAATTGGGGTATAGCTGTTGGTATTATTGATGTGGGAAAAGGTTTTATTTTAACACTTCTCCCGTTTATTTTTAAGATGCCGCATTCACAGGACACAGCCATTCTTGCGGGTATTGCTGTAGTTCTGGGACACTCTTTCCCTATATATTATAAATTTAGAGGTGGTATGGGTATTGCGCCAATAATAGGCGTGCTGAGTGTTATTTGCTGGAGAGAAATGCGTTGGGTATTGATAATATGGCTTGTTTTAATGATTTTAATAGTTTTAATGAAAAAAAAGGAGAAGAGAGGAATTGCACAATTTATTGCATTTTTATTTCTCATTCCCCTTGAATTGTTTTACCTTGAAAATATCCATGTAATTATAGGTTCATCTGTGCTGCTGGGGTACCTCTATTTAAGGAGATATATTATTAAAAGAACTGTCTTTTAA
- a CDS encoding HesA/MoeB/ThiF family protein has translation MQLSSEEKERYSRQILIDKIGEKGQKKLKHSSVLIIGAGGLGNPVSIYLVASGLGKIGLVDADVVSVLNLGRQVLYTINDVGKKKVFLAQERLNKLNPNVKIDVYKERLSNLNASEIFLKYDVVVDATDNFETRYLINRTAIKTGKPLFVGAVGRFTGQVMSILPGKTACYNCVFPEKSPEIVHSMTDNNRLMGILGSLAGTIGSIVSTEVIKFFVDIGSKYFNKLLIYDALDNNFSILNIERDPRCKICGGE, from the coding sequence ATGCAATTATCTAGCGAAGAAAAAGAAAGATACAGTAGACAGATTTTAATTGATAAAATAGGGGAAAAAGGACAAAAAAAGCTTAAACATTCTTCAGTGTTAATTATTGGCGCTGGAGGACTGGGGAATCCTGTATCGATCTATCTTGTTGCATCAGGTTTAGGAAAAATAGGGCTTGTTGATGCTGATGTGGTGTCTGTTTTAAATTTAGGGCGGCAGGTTCTTTATACAATTAATGATGTTGGAAAGAAGAAAGTATTTTTAGCACAGGAGAGATTAAATAAGCTAAATCCAAATGTAAAGATTGATGTCTATAAGGAGAGGCTTTCGAACTTAAATGCCTCTGAGATTTTTCTGAAATACGATGTAGTTGTGGACGCAACGGACAATTTTGAAACGCGCTATCTTATAAACCGTACAGCCATTAAGACGGGTAAACCTTTATTTGTAGGAGCAGTTGGTCGGTTTACAGGTCAGGTTATGAGCATATTGCCAGGTAAAACTGCATGTTATAATTGTGTTTTCCCGGAAAAAAGCCCTGAAATCGTTCATTCTATGACAGATAATAACCGTTTAATGGGCATATTAGGTTCGCTTGCCGGCACTATAGGCAGTATTGTTTCAACAGAGGTCATAAAATTCTTTGTAGACATCGGTAGTAAATATTTCAATAAATTACTCATCTACGATGCTTTGGACAATAATTTTTCAATTTTAAACATAGAAAGGGATCCTCGCTGCAAAATATGCGGAGGAGAATAA
- a CDS encoding DUF5317 family protein: MIEIIILASVFVIALVINKGVSGIKNKEVKAVYLIFIGFLMQLLIFNGKFSNSIFSSTTPIFYIVSLFILLTFLLLNLHYKGILITSVGFSLNLLVILVNGGFMPQNLSKLELVGAYAKIALLRQYGTFYNATIMTEKTHLNFLGDNITAQLLNPFVGVYSIGDIIIFLGLCVFIFEFLKKPASFKLS, encoded by the coding sequence ATGATTGAGATAATTATACTTGCCTCCGTATTTGTCATAGCCCTTGTAATCAACAAGGGAGTTAGCGGTATAAAAAATAAAGAAGTCAAAGCAGTTTATTTAATTTTCATTGGGTTTTTAATGCAACTTCTTATATTTAACGGGAAATTTAGTAATTCTATTTTTAGTTCCACAACACCTATCTTTTATATTGTTTCATTATTTATATTACTTACTTTTTTGCTTTTAAATTTGCATTATAAGGGAATACTGATTACTTCGGTGGGATTTTCATTAAATCTTTTGGTGATACTTGTAAATGGGGGTTTTATGCCCCAGAATTTATCAAAATTAGAACTTGTAGGAGCATATGCAAAAATAGCACTTCTGCGGCAATATGGAACTTTTTATAATGCAACGATAATGACAGAAAAAACACATCTGAATTTTCTTGGAGATAACATTACTGCACAATTACTAAATCCTTTTGTTGGGGTCTATAGCATTGGCGATATTATTATATTTTTAGGATTGTGTGTTTTTATTTTTGAATTTTTAAAAAAACCAGCTTCTTTCAAATTATCTTAA